The Danaus plexippus chromosome 12, MEX_DaPlex, whole genome shotgun sequence DNA window ACTGTTGACCTCAGCCCCACCTATAGTTAAGATATATCAGTACCAATCATACCTTCAATTGTGATAGTAACATATACTCTTAATTCGTAATTTTGTAAAGCCTCGTAACTTTGTCTTGAAACTATTCTGATACCAGCTGCTTCCCGCACCATATTCTTTCAGACTTATGTAGATAacttaatcaaaaaaaattgccattCTAATGCTATATGAAGTATTCTCGAATCTATGcagttattttttcaaaatggaCCATAAATAACACAACCGTTATGACAAATTGTTCCCCGgagagattttattaaaaataaaaatatatgtttttgttaaggctacatattttgaataaacttaaattaataaacgatAAGTCCGCGATACATCagctttataaatttcttttcttaatcattttcacataaattgtgaagaaataattaatgacttttaattaagccttatttatttaatcgctCATAAATCTTGATGAGGTataagtatgaaatataaattttcgatATCGTAttgtaattatgtattataagttGAAAATGGCAATTCTTGTGCTCTACTTCATTATTTGACTTGACTTATACTTAATTTAGGCCAAAACAAGAAAAGAATtgacattaaatgaaaaaatgtaaGCTTAGAAACAGATTGTATAAACTTTATGTCggtttacaataattttgttataaccaTATCTCAACAAAtcacaacattatttttttttggcagaCGTTGTTTCAAAGCAAAGAGAACTATTCACTAAGTCggtcaaataaaaacaaaagttgtCTTACGAGTTTTTAAGATGAGCAGGTCGAAGGCATCCACTTGCGATTTACGATTTGAcctcaaatattaatatagaaattgaTCCGTAAGTTGATTAAAAGGAACTTGGTCTACTTTTCTcgttttttgacatttttttgaCCTTTATGGTCCCGAAGAAACGAAAAGTTACTTCTATTAAATAGCGaacaaagataatattttattcaataatctgCCCCCACATGCGTTTAGTTCATTAAATGAACATTTTTCACTTTCCAAATTAGACCCAAACAACAAACTTAagtagatatattataaaaatgttaatattaaaaatgtcaatttaATCTTTccagtataaaaattttctgacTTAATAGTAATATGCCTTATACTTTagtaattatcaaaaattaacTAGAATTTATTCAGCAATGTCATTTGTTATTCTAAAAACAATagtatcaaatttttttaagacaccACACCAAAAGTCTAAAcatttttagattaaaaaactttttatatccaACCGAACATTACCTTCAAACTTAAATCGTATATCGCGGTCATTGACCTGAGATGAAAAATAACCAACAGAATGTTTTATTCCGTACCAAGTTCGTGCTAATGTCGTCGAACCGTCTACATGGAATGCTATTGTGGTTTGAgcacacatataaaaataacgaatataaaagttttatttattttatcgcgaaaatatatttcacagacaaataataataataatatgtagaaGAAAAGACTTAGgaatactgaaatattttaagtcttaCACATTCAAAGAACAACATTCTATTGTTCCTATTAaagttgtaaagaaaaaagaaatcaatacCAAGCAATAATGATGTAAATGAAACATGTATGTATGGGAAATGATAAATGCTGACTCTAGAGCAATGTAAAACGTATCTAAGGTCCCGGCGACACCAAGTCTCGTCTGTTCTCGAGGTCCGTTACCAACGTGAGCCGTTATTCACCTGTTTCATTCATACAGTTTCTCTTTGGACGGTGCATGGCATAATAATAcagtgtaaaattaataatcttgGTCTACCagttttatctatataaacaTAGGACTGTTATACAATTTGAAAATCGATTAGatttactttcaaaatttaataaattatatttacgtaaACAAACGAAATCGTGATGACAAATTATACGGCAACTTAGAATTACATTGctattcataacaaaataagttatttttaaaacacgcggtgtagaaaaatattaataaagaatttcatCAATGACGTCGACATTTCGACTTGATATGTGtcaaaaaaatgattaattattgGGTTTgaacgtatttttataacgtcggtttatgtcaaaaaataagtttaatatattttttttaactatactaGAAGGGccttatttcattaaatattatattagtactaAGAAAAActgtaactattttaattcatttgttgaacttaaattaattctgtCTTTTAATTTCCAGTTCAACCTGTCTCATGATGCCGCGGTCAGGCGAAAGTGTTAGATAGTTTGATCGCCGCAACAGCATGGGTGCAAATATGGGCAAGAACTCGAGCCTGCTCGACGCGCTGCCTTCCACGCAGGGAACGCTCCACGTCGTCATGCTAGGACTGGACTCGGCGGGTAAAACTACTGCACTATACAGACTGAAGTTTGACCAGTATCTCAACACCGTCCCCACGATAGGCTTTAACTGCGAAAAAGTGAAAGGCACAATCGGTAAATCTAAAGGTGTTAATTTTCTCGTTTGGGATGTCGGCGGACAAGAAAAACTCCGGCCTCTATGGAAATCATACACACGATGCACGGATGGCATAATATTTGTTCTCGATTCTGTTGACGTCGAGAGAATGGAAGAGGCTAAAATGGAGTTAATACGTACAGCAAAGTCACCAGATAACACAGGGGTGCCTATATTGGTGCTGGCAAATAAACAGGATTTGCCTGGTGCAAAGGAACCAAGAGAACTAGAAAAGCTATTGGGATTGCATGAACTCGTATCTTCTCCGCATGGATCCCGAGATGCGCACTCATGGCACGTGCAACCAGCCTGCGCTATTACTGGAGAAGGACTGCATGAAGGCCTCGAAGCTCTTCATGAAATGATATTGAAGAGAAGAAAATTGGCGAAGTTGCAAAAGAAGAGAGTGAGATAAAGATCCTGCCATAGGATCAATTATTTGGATAATCGACTAATCTAAGACTTTCATAACAATGCTCATTTTACGTggataattcaataatttcctCCTATCGAACACCAAATATACATGTTGTTTTTTACTGTAAGTTTATAGTGTTTTATGAGGAACTTTCATCCATTTAGTATTGCTCaactttgtttaatatttctttttaaattttctgatagagaatatttaatgcttatcaatgtgtttaaaaataataacagatataaaaaacctaggccaataaaacaaatatggcAATAATTTTGGTAgccaattttataaatatcagcTTGGAATGATAGAATACTTTGgaccaattttaattattgaagatAGATTgaatgtcaaaattattttaatttgaaaaggtttattgaaattttaaagtttagcACAAATAGATTCATTACCAAATACCAAAGGAAATTACATATTAGGTAGGTTATCATATACACATCAATATTGTCATAAACTGCTATAGAAGAGGATTGTGGTCATCTAGACATACGGAACCCTGCTTAGCCGTGTTTTAGATAAAAGCGTGAAATCATTGTTGTAACTCcgcaaaaaaatctttatatttagtgTTATAGTGGACCTcttgtaaataacaaattgtaaatacattataatagtaatgctcgcttttaattatattctgtaCACTTAGTAGATCTTCATCTATATATTCATCTCCAACCAAATCAACGACAGTTTCGATGTATTTCATTACAAATGCCAAGAACACGCTGATTCAGCGTCACACACgcaaaattaatcttaaaactGATCGTGCAGAGGCTCCAGTTGAACTTCGTATAGTACATTGAACATTTGCATCACACTATATATAGTCAAGAATTTGGAAAAaggattatttataagtaacgaATCACATCAAACATGTGACTCATGAAAAGAGCATCAGggatataacaataacattaatattaggtatttatttatttactcataGTTATAAAACTTAGCGTACATTGTATAaccattgtattaaaaattattttaccagaatttattttatccgccctgtaaatatgtaaattttaatgtagttATTTGTCAATACCAAGAAACCAAACATTTATATGAGTAGGTAAATtgcttttgttattaaatttgttttaagaaaacattgaggtgtttgtaaatgtattatcttttatggcgatacataaatgttattataatgaatccCCGTAATAAAGtctgttttcaataaaattgtttattttctataaaaaaaatattcataatttatcgTCAGAATTTACAACATAATCGGTTAAAGTTAAACTTTGAAGGTATTTTGCTGGATCCTCATTTGGCGTCCAATCCgtaaataaatgcaaatacTCCTTTTCTGCCTCcgttaatatttcatttttatctttttgaaaatttttacaatttctatcaattttaaatttgtttgtaatttttgactGGCGAGTATCAACGGgtttgtaaacattttccGTATCAAGACCATGTGCCTGGAGCAGTTCTCGTTCAAGCCTATGAAATAATCGTAGTTCATTAGCGGCATGAACAGCTCTCCTTAATTTTACCTTCTCTGCATTTACGCATCTCGTTATAGCGCGTCTGACAGAGGAACTTTTTACAGTGTCCAAGCGCTTCGAATAATCCATATAGAGCCTTTCAATAGCGCTGGCCACAGCTACAATATCCATATTTAAAGGTTTCTCATAAAAAACCTtctcaaaacaaaaatctaaatttaacttaagttTTAGAACATCGATAGCAGCAACACTATCAAAAAATAAgccaaacaaaattttaaaaaatttcgcCTTCAAATAATCACATCGCTCTTCAcactgtaacaaaatattttcaaacttatttatataatttttaatggacgctgtatcttttttaatgatatctctcaagatttttatttcatcattaaGAGTTTTTGTATAGGGTGTCAATTGATGTACATGTGCAAAGTGATGAAGTTGTTGTGTTTCCATAGCTTCAAAAACTTCAATTAAATCTTTCGGCTGTGTAAAATACAGAGCTGGTTTAATAGGTGTCGAAGCGCAAAGTTTTTgcattttttcaaaaatcacAGTGAAATTGTCTTCTTCGCACGTGTCGCCGTAATCAAAACCACGGGCTTCAATTTCAACCGACTTAGCAAAATCCCTATGTTTTAACCTCCATGATGGCGGCGACAGGTAATATAGGAAACGTCCATATTTTTGCTGCAGACTAAATCTGTATTCTAAACCGATAATTCTCGCCATGATTGTAAATTTCTCAGCCGCTAGATTCTCTAATTCCAATGATTTTGACTCAACTTTAGCTTTCAATTTATCCCATTTTGCTAATAACCCTCTTGAATTTTTGTAGTCCTCTGATATGAAAGTATCAAAATACTTTGCCTGGTCTGTTAACATCCctgatatcaaattaaaaatacgtttcTCATTGCGAAAGTTTGTCTCAACGTTTAAGTTACAATCTTTTCTTAAACCAGTTTCCAATTTCATTTGCAATGTTCTATTTATagagtttttaaaacttttatatacaaaattatcaaatcTAAATGACCGTTCAAATACACACCTATTAATAGCGTCTTCCATATCAGTAACAGTAGCAACGTCTCCAGTAGAATCGCTAATGTACAAACGGTTTTTTATATCtgtgcttttaattttatacttttcatGTATTGGAATAGCTAGCATTCGCAAAAATCGATCTCTATTTTGAGCTTtcgaatacattttatatggaaGAAGTATTTTAGCCCTTTTTAGCTTTTCAACTGGTAATAATTCTGTTTGAGGTAATGTATATCGTTTTAAAGTAGTATCCGAAGGCTTTCTTAAAGATCTTTTCAAAATACGTGACATTGTTACCTTCTTTTCTGGGGGCATCCAAAAACAATTCtgataaaattttggtttcggtacatttataacaatggAAGGCGTATCATTCTCCATTattgtgtaaattaaataacttcaaaacgtaaataatattttcaagacCATCGAGAGTTGAATTGcaacttcatattttaatatagatttaaaagattgccagaaattataaaatctttacaaaaatccttgactttttatatgatacaTCGATTATGGCAAAACAGATTTTCGTGGTACCCATTCGAAAGCTGGTTTTACATAACTATAATACTCTTTCAAATAGGGCCCAGGATTCATACCCTCACACCATTCAGTAAACGACAGCAATCCCTCTCGTTCCTCTGCACTTACTTTGTATTTCTTAGGTTTCTTCCGTTCACCACTAGCCATTTGCGATTTACGTCTTTCGGCTATGACTAAAGCTATTTTGCTCTTTTTGTCCAAAAACTTCGGGATAACCGGCCTTTTGTAAACGGCTGGGGGCAGGAATGCTTTATTCATTGCATTAGTCATTTCACGGAAAGCTCTTAATTCCCTTTGAGCTTTGTAAGCATTTGTCATTGTTTTGAGATCTTGTGCAAAGAAATCATTACGTGCTTGATtcactattttaaaatctaaagaaTCTAATCGCAAATTGTAATCTTCATACATTACTTCCAAAATTTTCATTGGATCCTGTAAATTCTGATGACCCTCTTCACATTTGCCAAAAATTTGTTCATATACATATTcgatacatatttttagtttcaagGTGTTAGGACTGGCTACACTATCATAGAAAGTTgtgtttaaaattctaaaaaattttttttgtaaatgattCTCATTGTACGTTTCTCTtgcaatttcattattaatgctatcgatataatattgaaaataatctaGTTCTTGCTTAGTTGTCTTCACTAATTCCTTAATACGATCTTGTAAGAGTCTATATGGACCGTCTGTTTTTGAGAGTTGTATCAAATATTCCCTGCTTTGTAATTCCATTGTACGAAACAAATACATCATTTGTCGTGGTTTCCTGAAGTATATATGCGGAGGATAcggattttttaattcttgtttTGCTAATTCAACCATTTTATCAATGTCCAATGTTTCAACCAGATCGTTGTCTGTAACAAACTCTCCCGTATCAAACTGTATGGATTGTACTTTGTGCTTTAACTTCTCATCGTATAACTGCCGCCACGATAGAGGCGCCACAAATATCAAGTAGCtcctgtatatttttaatatactccGAATAGCGTcaagtttaaacaaaatattattgagtATCGTCAGCTTTGAAACATAACCCAGAAATTCTGAATTTTTTGCTACTAGTTCTGCATTCACTTTTTCCATGTTTGATACTTTTATACAAGATCTTTTATAGTCTTCTGTTAAAAAACGTTGAAAGTTTTTGATATGTTGTTTAAGATTAATAACTATTTCGTCATGTTCTCTAGTCTCTTCAGATAAATTACGatcaattttcataataagatCACGCCTATAACCAATTTGTTGCCGATACATTGCATAACttcgtatattattaatgtataccTTTATATCATCAAAACAACGCAAAGGTCGACCTTCAATAACTGTATAAAACTCTGGATGTATCTCGACAACCGCTCGTACGTCATCCGGTGGTTCTTGTAAATAAAGCCTTTCAGAAATATCTCGAGTTGCAGCCATTCTCAGATTATCTTTTAGGTGTAAAGGTTGAGACAATCTGTTTCTACCGATAAGCTTTTCTCGACGGtcactatattttatgtaagatAGAAGTTTTTCTGACCTCGGTACACGAAATGGTCTTGACACCTTACTGGTCTCTCCCTGACCAGTCACGGCATGCTTTCTATTCGCAAAATAATGTTGAGTATTCGGCACGTATCTTCTTCGGAATATAATGTCTAAAGTTTTTAATGGCACCATTGGTTTGGGTTTTTCTTTAAGGCaagacatattaataatattatatctaaaaagaaaataaaaagaatatccTAATCGCTTGTATGAAttctaaaattgtttgttgAAGTACTTGTCAAATACATCAAGACATTCAGAAAAAGTAAAGGACTGTAAGGTTTGTTGTTTCAAGactgaaagtaaaaaaaagaacacAATGTTTTATACCAAAAAGATTAATGTACATTTACGAACAGcacgatttattttatatttatacatgaagtcaaaaaatctgataaattaattatcatggACTCGTCGCGATGGTTCATATGAAGTCTTCAGTCGCTTACTTAGTTTATCAACGTCTTTCAACAGTTTATTTGCCTCTTTAGCTCGTTTTGTTTCCTTGGCTTCATTTTCATATGTCTCCATTTCAATTGACTTAATTAATTGAAGATCAAATGCTGACAGATCCAACATGAGATCGTTGTACTCCCTTTCAAGAGCCATCATCATATCTAAAGAACTGAGGTTTGCGTCGTTTAGAGCTATCACGTGTTCGTAAGCAAATGTgacgtaattaaatatttgtaaaacagtCTGTGATGACACTAAGTAACTTAATTTGTcttccaatattttataaaatagctttTGTAATTCTATCTCGCGCATTTCGTTCCAAGCAATCGTCTCTTCAATTTCCCGCatctgtataaataaaaaattagttCCACAAGTATCTCGAATACGACaaacaatttcattataaataatgaatatataatgtgaGTGAATACTGATATGTATCTTTTTACCTTCTCCCTAATATAATCAAGTTCCATCCAAAGCAGTTTCTTCAAATTCCCAAgagattttacaaatttatttttctccaTATTCAATTCTTCGGTGactaaaagataatttaaattttgtttctccaataaattaaatacattaagtaATTGATCAGGTGTTTCAAAGTAAAGACTAGGAGGTGGTAGTTTGCTTAATCGATCgcttataacatttttgtcaatttcacaaaaaatatcagaatCCATTGATATAATCTCAAAACTCTccatattaacatatttattttccttctCTTGCCAGAGTATCGGTGCGGCATTAAAAAGAAAGCCTTGAAATGACAGTAGTATTTGAAGAGACTCGGTAATATACTGTAACTTTGACTTCAAAGTCGCCAATTCGAAACTAACTTGTTTGTGCTCCTCGGTTTGATTTGCTAACTCTTTTGCTAAGTTATCAGACTTTGTCATGATAACaatcgttttattattatcatcgtcgagaaatttatcaaaactatGCTTGTGCTCATCGAAACGTTCTGTTGttacattgtaaatttttctctCCGTCTCAATCTCTCTATTGATCCTTAATATCTCATCCGTCACAAAACCATGGAGGGTCCTTTTTAATgctatatttctaatattgtttttgtatttatggaGAGATTTATTCGGTCGTATCGGTCTGTTTTCTACCAAGGAATAAAAATGAGGATCTATATCTAAAGTAGTTTTCACTTCACTCTTTTCTATTGGTGGCAACTTCAACTTTGGAGAACTTTTCTTGGAATAACTTTTCAATAACTTCTTTTCCATTTCTGGTGACTGTACTGAGAGCTAATGCAGTACTGATACGTTTATTCAATATCACTCTGGTTTCCATAGCGATATCGAACAACATTGTGATTATAATGACCTAATTTATAGTGTATAggtacaacaaaaataaaccataAGCTGAACTGGACGTAtgtagtattatatttttaaattctaatataagGTAGGTAAGCCTATGTACAATATTAATcactaattacaatatttcggTAACAATTAATGTCTATATCTAATCACTCGATGAACTACTTTCACGTTCTTCTCTTTCCTCATCTTCAACGACCTCCTTTTTGACAAGTTCCCAAGGCATCACGGGCAAGGGCTCAACAAACGAGTCGTCGATTTTCAACTTGTAAAGCAATTTCGGTGTGAAGTGATTTGGTAGAGGCCACACGTTTTCtaggataattttatttaaattaagttattttttctgtactttacatttgtttacataaagaataaataaaatgttatataatgacGATAGATAACACCCCTAGAGTAATATAATTTGGATATATTGGATCATACCAAAATAGAAGACATAATCATCAACACGACGATGCAAATGAACAACTTGTCGCAAGTCCAAAATGTATTGCGAATGCAAAAGGTAATCAAGCAAAGCAACCTCTGGAAGCGCCTCCATCCTGGGATCAACGGCTTTCAAACCTTCAAAGCGCAACTGGAATCATACATCAttgccattttatttataatatctcttataattttttatggcAACACTGTAACTATTTCAGAATATTCAAAGTACATTTTCGTCTGCCTTAGCAAGTGCTATTATTCTTCGGATCTTGTCAAGACAGATACGCAACTGTTCCATGTGTTCTGACATGGGTCCGTTGACATCCAATTTACTGATAAGAGCTGGCGGCCGTGCTGTAAGAGCTCGCCAATCATC harbors:
- the LOC116772605 gene encoding uncharacterized protein LOC116772605, with protein sequence MENDTPSIVINVPKPKFYQNCFWMPPEKKVTMSRILKRSLRKPSDTTLKRYTLPQTELLPVEKLKRAKILLPYKMYSKAQNRDRFLRMLAIPIHEKYKIKSTDIKNRLYISDSTGDVATVTDMEDAINRCVFERSFRFDNFVYKSFKNSINRTLQMKLETGLRKDCNLNVETNFRNEKRIFNLISGMLTDQAKYFDTFISEDYKNSRGLLAKWDKLKAKVESKSLELENLAAEKFTIMARIIGLEYRFSLQQKYGRFLYYLSPPSWRLKHRDFAKSVEIEARGFDYGDTCEEDNFTVIFEKMQKLCASTPIKPALYFTQPKDLIEVFEAMETQQLHHFAHVHQLTPYTKTLNDEIKILRDIIKKDTASIKNYINKFENILLQCEERCDYLKAKFFKILFGLFFDSVAAIDVLKLKLNLDFCFEKVFYEKPLNMDIVAVASAIERLYMDYSKRLDTVKSSSVRRAITRCVNAEKVKLRRAVHAANELRLFHRLERELLQAHGLDTENVYKPVDTRQSKITNKFKIDRNCKNFQKDKNEILTEAEKEYLHLFTDWTPNEDPAKYLQSLTLTDYVVNSDDKL
- the LOC116772349 gene encoding ADP-ribosylation factor-like protein 4C; the encoded protein is MGANMGKNSSLLDALPSTQGTLHVVMLGLDSAGKTTALYRLKFDQYLNTVPTIGFNCEKVKGTIGKSKGVNFLVWDVGGQEKLRPLWKSYTRCTDGIIFVLDSVDVERMEEAKMELIRTAKSPDNTGVPILVLANKQDLPGAKEPRELEKLLGLHELVSSPHGSRDAHSWHVQPACAITGEGLHEGLEALHEMILKRRKLAKLQKKRVR
- the LOC116772499 gene encoding uncharacterized protein LOC116772499, encoding MALPNLDVRSVLNVVEENFQRVGLKAYAIRMIYIGEHALSKDEMIKHFQATINDVNSTYCEINVNGLLLVYDSYFVHIVEGSEDTLHRHFRFLFDREVKWIEQKRREEEAAALALEEEEGLTVILDEETEPYSEIKMFKCLKLLIVYNSLQTLTFDDWRALTARPPALISKLDVNGPMSEHMEQLRICLDKIRRIIALAKADENLRFEGLKAVDPRMEALPEVALLDYLLHSQYILDLRQVVHLHRRVDDYVFYFENVWPLPNHFTPKLLYKLKIDDSFVEPLPVMPWELVKKEVVEDEEREERESSSSSD
- the LOC116772348 gene encoding uncharacterized protein LOC116772348 produces the protein MSCLKEKPKPMVPLKTLDIIFRRRYVPNTQHYFANRKHAVTGQGETSKVSRPFRVPRSEKLLSYIKYSDRREKLIGRNRLSQPLHLKDNLRMAATRDISERLYLQEPPDDVRAVVEIHPEFYTVIEGRPLRCFDDIKVYINNIRSYAMYRQQIGYRRDLIMKIDRNLSEETREHDEIVINLKQHIKNFQRFLTEDYKRSCIKVSNMEKVNAELVAKNSEFLGYVSKLTILNNILFKLDAIRSILKIYRSYLIFVAPLSWRQLYDEKLKHKVQSIQFDTGEFVTDNDLVETLDIDKMVELAKQELKNPYPPHIYFRKPRQMMYLFRTMELQSREYLIQLSKTDGPYRLLQDRIKELVKTTKQELDYFQYYIDSINNEIARETYNENHLQKKFFRILNTTFYDSVASPNTLKLKICIEYVYEQIFGKCEEGHQNLQDPMKILEVMYEDYNLRLDSLDFKIVNQARNDFFAQDLKTMTNAYKAQRELRAFREMTNAMNKAFLPPAVYKRPVIPKFLDKKSKIALVIAERRKSQMASGERKKPKKYKVSAEEREGLLSFTEWCEGMNPGPYLKEYYSYVKPAFEWVPRKSVLP